Within Verrucomicrobiota bacterium, the genomic segment GGAGCTTTTCCAACAAGTCATTGATCGCGATGGCGAATTCCTGCTGCCGGCCCGCCGCAAGCAAGCAGAGCTTCTCATTCGCCAAGGGACCCCCGAGGAAGCCGTCGCTCTCTTGGACAGCCTCATTTCCGAACTGCAAGCCGAGGGAGCCCCCCGAGACGTGGCCAGCGCCATGCTGCTCCGGGCCCGGGCCTTGCCCCTGGTGAAGACCGAAGACGTCCGCACCCAGATGCAAGCAGCCGCGCAACAACTCCGTCCCCTGCTGGCAGATTCCAGCCTGGGGGGCGACCAGTTGAATGAGGCCGCCTACCAGCTGGGCCGCCTCTTGACGCTTTTGGAAAGACCCGATGAAGCCTTGGAAGTCTACCATGACCGCCTCTTCGAAGGCGAAGCCCCCCCCCAGAACCAGCCGCCTGGTTACGGTTCTCTCTTTCGCTGCGGCTTGGCCGCCATTTCCCTGCTCGAATCCCGCCAACACTGGGAAGCCGCCGCCCGGATAGCCGACCGGCTGACCCGCCTTCCCGGACCGCGTGCCAGCGAGGCGCAAGAGCTGGCCAAGCGGATTCGCCTCCAGCACATGCTCTGGGATTGAGCGGCCATCCGGCCCGGCTCCACTTCGCGCAAGTGCTTGCCAAATTCGGCATGGCGAGTGCAGCGAACCTCAGGTAATACCAACCCGCCAGATCAGCTGCTAGAAGTCACCGCGCACATGTCCTCTCTTCCCTTCCTCGTTGTCAACGCAGGCAGTTCCTCTCTCAAGCTCGCGCTCATCGAGCCCGCCAGCGGTCGATCGCTCTCCCAAGCCATCGCGGAGAACCTCCTGACCCCCCAGAGCCGGGTGCGCCTCCAGGGAGATCCGGGTGAGACCCAGCAAATTGCAGAAAGCGATCTCAATCACCGTCAAGCCCTCGAGCTGATCCTACCAAAGTTGGAGGCACTCGCCTCGCTGGAAGCCCCCCTGCCCGGGGTCGGTCACCGCGTGGTGCACGGCGGGGAGCATTTCCGCTCCTCCGTCCGCGTCGATCAGGAGGTCCTCCGCAAAATCGAATCCTGCAACCAACTGGCCCCCTTGCACAACCCTTGGGCACTCAAAGGCATTCACAGCCTTCTTGAAAGCCGCCCTGGCCTCCCGCAAGTGGCCGTCTTCGACACCGCCTTCCACCAAACCCTCCCGCCGCACTCCTTTCGCTACGCCCTTCCCGAAACCCTTTACACCAAGGGCCACGTGCGCCGCTACGGGTTCCACGGCATCAGCTACGCTTACCTTTTGGAAGAAACGGCCGCACGGCTCGGGCGGCCGGCGGAATCGCTCTCTCTCCTCCTGGCCCATCTCGGGAATGGCTGCTCCGCCTGTGCGGTGCGCGAAGGGAGGTCCGTGGACACCACCATGGGCTTGACGCCGCTGGAGGGATTGACCATGGGGACCCGCTCGGGCGATGTCGACCCCAATCTCCTGCTCTACCTGCACGACACCATGGGGCTCTCGCTGGAGGATGGCACCAGCCTCTTGAACAAACAAAGTGGCTTGCTCGGTCTCTCGGGGCGCTCCAATGACATGCGAGAAATTCTCGAAGGGGTCCAGAGTGGTGACCCGGCCTGCCTCCTCGCCTTCGAGGTCTTCTGCTTCCGCTTGGCCAAAGGACTACTCGGTCTCACGGCCTCCCTGGACCGAGTGGACGCCCTCGTCTTCTCGGGGGGCATCGGCGAGCACGCGGCAGCCGTGCGAGAAAAAACCCTCAGCCACCTCCGCCTTCTCGGAGTGGTCATCGATCCCGAGCGCAACGCCCAACACGGAGCCGAAAGCGCAGGTCTCATCAGCGCCCCCGAAAGCGCCTTCCCTTGTCAGGTGGTGCCCACCAACGAAGAACTCCGCATCGCCCGCGAGGCCTCCCGCCTCCTTCTCCCATGAAACACGCCTTCTTTCTTGTTCCCTCCTCCTCCAGCGTAGGTCTCACCACCATCTCGCTGGGCGTGGTGCGGGCGCTGGAGCGTCGTGGAGCCGGAGTCGGCTTCATGAAGCCCATCGCGCAGCCCCGTCCCGAAGACACCGGACCAGAGCGCTCGACCGCCTACGCTCAACATATCCTTCAGCGCACCCCCGCCACGCCCATCCCGCTGGGCGAAGCCAGCCGACTCTTCCACGAGGGCAAAGTCCACGACCTGATGGAGGAAGTGGTCAATCGTTATGAACGCTCGACCACCGACTGCGATGTCGTCATCGTGGAGGGCCTCGTGAGCACCGAGGAGGACCGCATCTCCACCCAGCTCAATCAAGAAATCGCCCGCACCCTCGGGGCGGAAGTTATCCTGGTGGACGTCCTCAGGGATGGCAACCTGCTCACTCTCGACCAGCGGCTCCGCACCGCTGGCTCCATGTTCGGCGGCATTCAATCCCGGCACGTGGTTGGATGCATCCTCAATCGGATTGAAAGCCCAGAGGGCGTGGATCCCGAGCACTTCCTCCAAAACATCCAGACCCAGCTTCCCTGCCTCCAACTGACCAGCTTCACCCTGCTCGGCTCCATCCCGGCCAGCCCCAATCTCTTGCAGCCACGGATGCGAGACATCGTGGACCATCTCAAAGCGGAGGTCATCGAGCGGGGCGAGATGGATCAACGTCGCGTCTCGAGCCATCACCTTCTGGCCCGGACCGTGCCGAACCTCATCCATGTTTTCTCGGCCGGCTCCCTCATTTTGACCCCGGCCGACCGCGAAGACATCCTCATGGCGGCCGCTCTCGCGAGCATTCGCGGTCAGATGCTGGCCGGAGTCATCCTGACCGGGGGCAAGGAGATCGGCCCGAATCGCAACGTGCTTCAGCTCTGCCGCCCCGCCTTCGAGGCCGGTCTCCCTCTGGCTCTCGCCACGGGTTCCAGCATTCGGGTGGTCAATCGACTCGCCACACTCAACACGGAAATCCCCATTGATGACACCGAGAGACTGGACAGCACACTCGACTTCATCGCCCGGCGGATCGATGTGCAATGGATCCTCGAGGACTCGGCCATCGAGATCGAACGCCGCCTCTCGCCCCCGGCTTTCCGCTTCCAGTTGGCGGAGCGCGCCCGCCAAGCCAACAAGCGTATCCTCCTGCCCGAGGGCGATGAACCCCGCACCTTGCGCGCGGCCGTCTCGTGTCACGAGCGTCGCATCGCCCGCTGCGTCCTCCTCGGCTCACCCGAGACCATCCAGCAAGCCGCCGCCGCCCAGGGAATCAATTTGCCCGACGGCCTCGAAATCCTCGATCCCGGGGAGCACCGCGACCGCTACATCGCCCCCCTCGTGGAAGCCCGGAAACACAAGAACCTGACCGAAGCTATGGCGGCCGAAGCCCTCGAGGACAATGTCTTCCTGGCCACCGTCATGCTGCTGGAAAACGATGCCGATGGCCTCGTCTCCGGCGCCGTCCACTCCACTGCCAACACCATCCGCCCCGCGCTCCAGCTCATCAAAACCAAAGAAGGCGCTCACGTCGTCTCCTCGGTCTTCTTCATGTGCCTCCCGGACCAAGTGCTCGTCTACGGAGACTGCGCGGTCAATACCAACCCGGATGCGGAAACCCTGGCCGATATCGCGCTCCGCTCCGCCGAATCGGCCGAAGCCTTCGGCATCCCGCCTCGCGTGGCCCTCATCAGCTACTCCACTGGGGCCTCGGGAGCGGGGGAGGATGTCGACAAGGTCCGGCGCGCGACCGAGCTCGCCCAAAAAATGCGGCCCGACCTCCCAATCGATGGCCCCTTGCAGTATGACGCGGCCGCCATTCCCGAAATCGGCGCCTCCAAGGCCCCGGGCAGCCCCGTCGCCGGCCAGGCCACCGTCTTCATCTTTCCGGATCTCAACACCGGCAACACCACCTACAAAGCCGTCCAGCGCTCGGCCAAAGTGGTCTCGATCGGCCCCATGCTCCAAGGCCTCCGCAAACCGGTCAATGACCTGAGTCGAGGCGCGCTGGTCGATGATATCATCTACACCATCGCCCTGACAGCCATCCAAGCGGACCAAGAGTGAAGGCCACCCGCTCCCCGGCCCGAACGGGGCGGGAAAGAGCCCCTTCTTTACTTTCTCACGGGGAGGGGCTTAACTGCGCCTCCCCATGCCAGAGGCCACGGTCAGCACGCAATTCTTCTCCCTCCCAGAGTTCACTTTCAGCGCTGGCCCCACCCTTTCCGGACTCCAGTTGGCCTACGAAACCTACGGCACCCTCAATGCCGACCGCAGCAACGCCATCCTCCTCTTCCACGCCCTGAGCGGGACCCAGCACGCCTCCGGCCACAACCCCTCCATCCCAGAAATCGGCAAAATCTGGACCGAAGATTGCCACCTCGGCTGGTGGAGTGATTTCATCGGCCCCGGCAAGGCCATCGATACCGAGCGCTTCTTCGTTCTCTGCCCGAACTACCTCGGCGGCTGCTACGGGTCGAGCGGCCCCTCCTCGCTCAATCCAGCGACGGGCTGTCCCTGGGGTTCCTCCTTCCCTCACATCTCGGCCTCGGACCAAGTCCAGTCCGCGGCCCAGTTGCTCGACTCGTTTGGCATCCAGCAATTGCACGCCTGCATCGGCCCCTCCGTCGGCGGTCTGCTGGCCCTGACCTTCGCCACCAACCTCCCAGAGCGCGTTCGTCACGTCATCCCCATCGCGAGCGGTTTCCAGACCACCGTTCTCAATCGCCTCATTCTCTTCGAGCAGATTTTGGCGATCGAGAACGACCCCAACTTCCACGGGGGCGACTACTACCAAGGACCGGCCCCGGAATACGGGCTGGCCATTGCCCGCATGATTTCTCACAAAACCTTCGTCCACCTGGACGCCTTCGAAAAACGCGCTCGCCAGGAAATCCTTCAGGAGGAAGAAATGCTGGCCTGGTTTCGCGTTCGCGACCCCTTCCAGAGCTACATGCTCCACCAAGGAAAAAAGTTCGTCGAGCGTTTCGACGCCAACACCTACCTTCGCATCAACGACATGTGGTCGCGCTACAACGCCCTGACCGAGGGCGGAGCCGACAGCATCGAGGCCCTCTTCGGCCGCTGCCAAAAGGCGGGGCAGCGCTTTCTCATCTTCTCGATCGATAGCGACTTCTGCTTCTACCCGGAAGAACAAGAACACCTTCATCAACTCCTCCACGGGGCCGGCGTGGATTCCATGCACATCACGGTTCACTCCGACAAAGGTCACGACTCCTTCCTCCTGGAACCCGCCTTCTACACCCCCCATATCTCCTACATTTTGGAGAGCGGGTAATACCAGGCTACCGGATCAGCTGCTAGAACGGCCGCCCCCCTGAAACCTCCCATCCCTTCACCCCGCTTGATCTCCTCGATCAATCTTGGCATCCGGCAAGGCCTCCCTGAGTGCCGCGACCCCTGCGGAAGAAGCATCGCTCTGCCAAAGATACACCTCCTGCAAGCCGGTCAGTTTCTCCAGGTGCTGGAGTCCCTCGTCGGTGATAGGGGTGTCATAGAGATTGAGGTATTCCAAGGCAAAGGCCCCCTGGGCCAAAGCCAAGAGAGTCTGGTCATCCGCGCCCGAGCGCTGCAAGCGCAGTTCTCGCACGCGCGACATCGTCTTCCACTGGATCTCGGCCTCGGCCGCAAACTGGACGCGGGAAAGATCGAGGGAGTGAAGATTGGGCGCCAGGGCATTGAGGGCCGCCACTTCTTCGGGCCCCAGGCGCTCCTCCCGATGACTGCCGCTCAGATACAGCAAGCGTCCATCCGGCGTGATGGCCTTGATGAGAAACCCTGACTCCCGAAGTCGCGCTACCATCTGAGCGTCGGGAACGCGCAGGTCTCCGGTCTCGACTTGGGCGAGCGAAGGCACCGACGGCGTCTTCTCGACCGGAATCAGGCTTTGGCCATCTTCCATGTCCGCTCCTTGTTCGACCCATTTCCTCAAGATCTCGGTCTGCTCCAAGCTCAGCACCTCGCCCTTGCCTGGCATGACATCCGGATCGTCTGCCGGGAGGATCGTCAGGTAATAGAGAGAACTTCGCTCAGGGTCACCCGCTACCACCACCTCGCCATACCTTCCTCCCGCTCGAATCACCTCCGGCGTGTGCAAGCGCAGCCCACCTTTGTCCTTCTCCGCCCCATGACAGCCGTAGCAGTGGGCTTGCAAAACAGGGACGACCTCCTGCTGGTAGGAAATGCTGCGGGCCGGGCTGGGCGGTGGGGCCGGACCGCTGGCGGCCGGGCTCTTTTCCTGAGCGGCCTTTTCTTTGGCAGCCGGCTGGGCGGGGATGGCTGCCACTTCGATGACTGGAGGGGCTTGCTCGGGCTCCCTCCTTTGCTCGGGCGGGACGGGCTTCGGAGAAAGCTCTTGGCTGCCTGCGACCACCGCCAGAGGGGGTGGGCTCGGCTTGGGCTCCGCGAGCGGACCTTCCTGCGCGGGAGGGGGGGCCTCGGGCCCTTTCGCCAAGGGAAGACCCGGTTGAGCGCGGTCTTCAGGCGACTTCGCTAAGAGCATTCCAACCGCCAACAAGAGACCGACCAAGCCCCCGCCCAGCAAGCGGACGAACCAAACCTCGGAGCGGCTGCGATAGCGCTGGCGACGACCTCGTGACATCTCAGCCAAACATCTGCGTCACAGGCTGGCCTTTGTCGGCCACCGTAAAGGGTCGACCCGAAGAGGAATAAAGTTGCTTGTCCAGCGGCAAACCGAGTCCGTAGGCGATGGTGGCATTGAAGTCGGGCACCGCCACTGGATCGCGCAGGATGTTTTCGCCCGTGGCGTCGGTCTCTCCCCAAATGGTGCCACCCTTGACCCCGCCTCCGGCCAAGACGCAGCTGAAGGCCTTGGGGTAGTGATCGCGCCCGAAGTTTTGGTTGAGTCGCGGAGTCCGACCGAATTCCGTCGACAACACCACCATGGTATCCCGCAAAAGCCCGCGACGCTCCAAGTCACTCAGGAGAGTGGCCATGGCTCGATCCAGAGTGTCGGTTTGCGAGGACACTCGGTCAAAGTTGTTGGCATGGGTGTCCCACCCACCCAGGGTCACCTCCACAAAGCGGACATCCCGTTCCACCAAACGCCGGGCCAGCAAGCAGCCTTGCCCGAAGGAAGCCCGCCCGTAGGCATCGCGTAACTCGGCCGACTCTTTCGAGAGATCGAAGGCCTCCAGGTCGCGGCTCCGCATCAGCCGGAGGGCATCGTCATACATCGTGCTGTAGCCACGCACCCGCCGGTAATCATAGCGCTGGTGAAACTCCGTTTCGAAGCGACTCGACATCCTCAAGCGAGCATCCAAATCCTCATCTGTCACCCCTTTGGGAAGCTTGCTATTTTTGATCCCATTGTTCGGATTTCCCAGCACGAGCGGCTCGTAAGCCGAATCGAGAAAGCCAGCTCCCCCCCCTTGGCTGGAATTGCCGATGCGGACAAAACCCGGCAAATCGGGATTCCCTTTGCCATCCATCGCCAGCAGCCACGCCCCCATCTCCGGGTGCTTGATCGTTCCCCGCATCACGTAACTCGAATGCATGAAGTAATTTCCCTGCTCGTGCGCTCCTTGCGTGGAGGTCATGGAGCGAATGATGGCCAGCTTGTCGGCATGGGCTGCCACGCCTGGCAGGTATTCGCTTAAAAACATCCCATCGACCTTCGTCGGCAAAACGCCCAAGGGACCTTTGATTTCATTCTCATCCGCCTGGGGCTTAGGATCAAAGGTGTCGAGGTGAGTCATGCCACCGGCCATGTAGAGATAGATCACTCGGCGGGCTTGGGGGATGAAAGGGTGACTCGAGGGCTCCCCCAAGGCGTTCGCGACCCCATGCGGCAGCAGCCCCACGCCGAGGAACGCTCGGGCCGCATAGGAGACAAAATCTCGCCGGTTGAGGTCATCGCCTGATTCAAGGATGGATCGCAAGCTCATGGCAGGAGGGGGTCAGGGGTTATTGCACAAAAGCGAATTCGGTCGAGTTCAGCAGCATCCAAATGAGATCGCCGACCGCCTTGTTTCCCCGCTCGGCCACTTGCAGGGCAAACATCTCCTTCTCAGAGGGGGTGGGTCGGCGATGGAGCATACTCCGGAAAATGACATCCCGTTTGCCATCGAGGTCCTTCTCCTGGGCGAGATTCTTCATGAGCACGGATTGGCCCCGCGTCACAATGGGGTAAATGTTTCCATTCATCAGCCAGAGAGCTTGGATGGCGGATCCTTTGTCAGAGGCGTTGTTGACCACCTCCCGATTGGACTGCCCAAAGACTTGCAAGAAATGATCGGTTGGCGCTGGCGAGACCAGCTCCGAAGCCCGGACCAGCCCGGCATACCAATCCTTCCAGGGATTCTCCTCCTCCTCGCCTTGCCCCTTCTTCCCTTCGGCGAGCGCACTAGGCTTGGGAGGTTTGCCGAGGTAGCTCTCCCGAACCTCGCTCAAAGCCTTGCGGTAGGTTCGGTTCAACTCACCGGCTCGCTTGCGAAGCGCTTCCAGCCTCTTCTCCTCCTCCTTTTCGGTAGCTTCTACGATTTCTTGGCGCACGCTTTGCAACTCGATTTGGGCCTGGCCTGATCTCCGGGCAATCTCCTCGGCCATTTTGAAAATGGTGAATGACCCCAGCTCCAACATCCTCCTGGCCTGCCACTCGCGTTCACGAGATCGCTTTTCCTGCCCCAGGTCCAAGGTGCGCTCGTCCAAGTGGGGGACGGCCAAGGTCAGGACCGAATCCCACATTCGCTCGGCCGACATTCGTTTCAGAAGAGGGCCTTGAAAGTAGAAGGGCTTGGCCAAGTCGATATCCTCCGACATGGCTTCACGCTGGTAGGTCCGGGTGTTGTAGAGGACCGCTTTGAAGTCGCGCAGATCGTAATCGAGTTGCCGCATGAGACTCTCGAGGTAGGCCATCAACTCGGGATGGGAGGCCACCGTGTCGGCGGTGAAATTGTCCTCGGGCTCGATGAGACCTCTCCCCATCACTTTCTTCCACATGCGATTGGCAATCGCCCGCGTGAAGCGCTCATTTTCGGGGCTAGTCATCCAGTCGGCGAAGGTCTCTCGAAGATCCGCCCCCTGCTCAGCCTCTCCAAACAGGGTGCCCGGACCGATCTTTTCCTTCGGGCTGGCGTCGTCATATTGGTAATCGTGAGGCAGCCTGAGATCGCGACCCACCTCCCGGGCCCCCGCGTTCATCGGCAAGGTCAGATCGCGCAGGGTGCGCCGGATCTCCCGCTCTGTCAGCACCTCATCCTCCTGGATCGCTTTGCGATTCCTTTTGACGTAATCGTAAAGCTTGAGGGTTTGCCGAGGGTCCATATCCCCGCGGGTCCCATAGGTGAAGGCCGCCATGTGATAAAACTCCTTCTGGGTGATCTCATCGAAGGGGTGATTGTGACACTGCGCACACTCCATGCGGGTCCCCAAAAAGACCCGAACGGTAAAAGCCATATGGTCCAAGGGCATGCCCTTGTCTCTGGTGTAAAAACCGACCGCTGGATCGTCCCAAGCGTAGCCCTCCGCCGTTACCAAACGACGCACCAGCTCGTCATACGGCATGTGTTCGCGAATGGCTGATTTGACCCAATCGAGGTAGAAAGGCGCGGCGTTGTCATTGCCATCATAGCGCAAACGGAGAAGATCCGCCCAATAGTGGAATTCCTGGCTGACATAGGCCTCGGAGTGGAGGAGTTCCCGGATCAAGGTGGAACGGGGAGCTGGCCCTTCGTTGGCCTGGTAGGCGACTGTCTCTTCAAAGCTGGGAATGCGCCCCGCCACATCGAGGTAGATCCGGCGAAGAAAGACCTCCTCCTCAGCCGGGGCATTCGGCTCGACCCCGGCTTCTCGCTGGGCCTTTTCGACCAATTCATCCACTTGGCGAGCGGCCTCCCAGATGCGCTGCTCCTCGAAAGCCAGCGAGGGCAGCGCCAGCCAAAGAGAGAGAAAAACCGAGCCAGTCTTTCGAAATTTCATGGGTGGAGAAAGGGGGATTCTTTGAGGCAACGACCTTCCTGAGAAAATCTTCTCAAAAATTTTCGAGATGGCACCACTATTTCTGGATCAACCTTCCCGCCCTCAGGAAGTTGCGATCCCAGCGAAGGACCACTCTTGGGCGTAGCGACCGGGGCTCCCCACGTAGCGAAAGGACTTCCCATGCCCAAATTCAAACGCTCGGCCGTTCTCGCCTGCTCTCCCTCAGCCCTCTCCCAGTGGCACTATCGCCCTGGAGCCTTCACCCGCCTCTCGCCTCCTTGGGAATCGGTCCGGGAGCTGGAGCCCACCCACCCGATCCTGCTCGGCCGGGAGCCCCTGCTCGAAATCCAAGCCGGCCCCCTCAAGCGAAAGTGGCAGGTGGCTTATCCCAAGGCCACTCCGGAGGAATTCATTGATTCGCAGACCAGCGGCCCCTTCGCGCACTGGGAGCACCGCCACCGCTTCCTGGAGGAGAAGGAGGGAAGCCTCCTGGAAGACGAAATCGACTACCGCCTCCCCCTGGCCCCCTTGAGCCAGTGGTTTGCCGGACGCTTTGTGCAAAACAAGCTGGAGCGTATGTTTCGGTATCGACACGAAGTCACCCGGCTGGATCTGGAGACCCTGCCTCCCACGCCTCGCCCGCTTCATGTCCTGCTGACCGGAGCCAGCGGGATGATTGGTCGCGCCCTCAAAGCCCTTCTTCAAACGCAAGGCCACCAAGTGACCGGCCTGACTCGCTCTCCCAAAGAAGCCGACGAGATCGGTTGGAATCCCGCGCAAGGTCAGCTCGATCTCTCCTCCCTCCTGCCGCTCGATGCCGTGGTGCACCTAGCAGGGGCCAACGTCTCAGCCCAGAGGTGGACCCCCGGCTATCGCAAGCTCATCTTGGAGAGCCGCACTGTGGCCACGCAACTGCTGGCAGAGCGACTGGCGGCGCTCCCGAGTCCCCCGGCGGTCTTCCTTTCCGCCTCGGGCGCCAACTTCTATCCGCTCGATGGCCAACCGCACACCGAAGAAGGGCCTCAGGGGGATTCCTTCCTGGCTCAGGTCGTGGGCGAGTGGGAGGCGGCCTCCCAAGCGGTGGAAAGCTTTGCTCGGCGGGCCCTCTTTCGCTTGGGCGTCGTCTTGAGCCCCGGCGGCGGCGCGCTCCGAAAATTGCTTCCGCTTTTCCAACTCGGCTTGGGCGGGCCCGTTGGCCATGGGCGACAATACCTGCCCTGGATTTCCATCGATGACGCCGTCCTCCTGCTCTACCACGCCCTCCTGGATGCTCGCTACCAGGGCCCCTTGAATGCGGTCGCACCCGACATGCAGACCAGCCGAGGCTTCGGCCAAGTTCTCGGGAAGGTCCTCCGCCGCCCAGCCCTCTTGCCCGCCCCGGCCTTCGCTTTGAAAGCCGTCTTCGGGCAAATGGCGGAAGAAACCTTGCTCGGGAGTGTCCAGGCGCGCCCAGCCCGCCTGCAAGAACTCCAGTTTCCCTTCCGCTACCCGAAACTCGAACCCGCCTTGCATCACCTCTTGGGGCGAGCCGCCCGCCCGTGATTTGAATTGGACGGGGCGCGGATCCGCAGGCTTACTCCTGGGAAGATGGCAAGGAGCGTGGTGGTAATCGGGGCGGGCTTGAGCGGATTGAGCGCGGCCGGCAAGCTCCAGGAGGCAGGGTTGTCCCCGCTCGTTTTGGAGGCAAGCGATCGAGTGGGAGGTCGAGTCAAAACTGATCAAGTAGAAGGCTTCCTTCTCGATCATGGTTTTCAAATTTTCCTGACCGCCTACCCTACGGCTCAAAGGCTCTTTGACTACCCAGCCCTGGGACTGCGGTCCTTTCGCTCGGGGGCACTCATCCGAGTCCGTCAGCAATGGCATCGCATCGAAGACCCGCTTCGTGACCCCAGCCCTCGCCGATTCTGGTCAGCGCTCCGGGCTCCCATTGGCTCCATCGCGGACAAGGCCCGGCTGGCTCTTCTTCGTCGACGTCTCCTCGACACGTCCATCGCCGAAATTTGGTCGCAAGCCCCCGCCCCCCCCACCCTGGCCTTCCTTCGTGAACGGGGCTTCAGCCAGCGCATGTTGCATCGTTTCTTCCAGCCTTTTTACGGGGGCGTTTTCTTGGAAAAAGAGCTCCAAACCGACTCCCGACTCTTTGAATTCACCTTCAAAATGTTTGCGGAGGGAGAAGCCACCTTGCCAGCCCGTGGGATGCAAGCGCTCCCCGAACAGTTGGCCGCTCGCCTTGGGGAGGGGGCGATTCGCTTGGGAACCACGGTCACGCGCCTCCAAGGCCGCACCCTCCACCTTGAAAGCGGGGAATCTCTCGAAGCCGAGGCGGTCGTGCTGGCTTGCGAAGCCCCCGCCGCCCTCTCCCTCCTCGGTCAGCAAACGGCCCCACCGGGCCATGACGTCACCTGCCTTTACTTTCGCAGCAAAAGCCTGCCCTACGAAGACCCTTTCATTGCACTCGATGGCGACCGCAGCTCGCCCATCCAAACCTTCTGCATTCCCAGCCTGGTGCAGCCAAGCTATGCCCCCGAAGGAGAACATCTCCTTTCGGTCTCCGTTCTGGGGGCGCACGACCCCCAAAGCCTCGCGCGCGACATGGAGGCCGAACTCCGCCGTCTGTTCCCAAGCCTCCTCCCGGCCCACCTCGCCTACCTCCATGGCTACACCGTGCGCCATGCATTGCCCCCATCCACTCCTGCCCCCCTCCCAGCGCTGGAGGAGGGGCAATTCCTGGCGGGGGACTTCACGCAACACGCTTCCCTCGAAGGCGCTCTCCAGTCGGGACTCCGGGCGGCCGACGAGGCGTTGCATCATCTCCAAGCGGCCTGAGCGCGTAGTGGTCTGCGCATGTCCTCTCAAAAGATTCTCATCACCGGCGCCTCCAGCGGAATCGGAAAAGATGCCGCCCTCCAGCTGAGCCGTCGCCCCGGCCTCCAGCTCGCCCTCACCGGTCGCAATCAAGCGCGCCTCGAAGAAACGGCCGCTGCCTGCGAAGGGACGCCCGCCGTCTTTGTGGGCGACCTCACCAAACCCGGCCTCGCCGAGGAGATCACCGCCCAAGCCGAAGAAGCCATGGGTGGTCTGGATGGCCTGATCCACTGCGCCGGCGAAGGGCTCATCCGACCTTTGAAAGACACGACCGATGCCGAGTTCTCCCGCCTCCTCAATACCAATCTCCGCGTGGCCTTTCTCTGCGTGCAAGCAGCCGCCCACCGCATGGCGAGCCACAAGAAAGGGCGCATACTGGCACTGCCCGGCGTGCTCGGAAAGTTTCCCATGAAAGCCACCGCGGCCTACAGCGCCAGCAAGTTCGGTCTCTCCGGCTTGCTGAAAGTGGTCGCCACCGAATACCAACGCCAAGGCGTGCAGGTCATCCAAGTCTACAGCGGCGGAGTCGACAGTCCCTTCTGGGACGAACTCGATATGAAGGTCCAGCGGGACAAAATGATCCCCAGCGCGGTCATCGCCGAACACATCGCCTCCGCCATGACCGCCCCAGCTCACCTCGTCACCACCGAACTCGTCATTCAACCCGACAGCCATTTGTTCCTGTAAAAGCGGCCGCCGAGAGTGGCTCAAGCTGAAACACGGAAGACTTGGCGAATGCAGCTTCCCTAGGAAAATCGCGAGCCTCTCGGCAGCCGGACCGTCGCTATTCGGCGCCGGCGAAAAGGCGCTTCACCCGCTCCGGGTAATCGGGCGGAAATTCCCAAAAAATCTCTCCCGGTTGGCGCACCAAGCCACGTTCCTCAGGCGAAAACCCCAGGATCCCGGTCCCGATGTCGGAACTGACCCAAGGATCATTCTGGAAGTAGCCATGCCCTAGGATATCTCCGTAGATCGCCTCTGGGTAAGTGA encodes:
- a CDS encoding acetate kinase: MSSLPFLVVNAGSSSLKLALIEPASGRSLSQAIAENLLTPQSRVRLQGDPGETQQIAESDLNHRQALELILPKLEALASLEAPLPGVGHRVVHGGEHFRSSVRVDQEVLRKIESCNQLAPLHNPWALKGIHSLLESRPGLPQVAVFDTAFHQTLPPHSFRYALPETLYTKGHVRRYGFHGISYAYLLEETAARLGRPAESLSLLLAHLGNGCSACAVREGRSVDTTMGLTPLEGLTMGTRSGDVDPNLLLYLHDTMGLSLEDGTSLLNKQSGLLGLSGRSNDMREILEGVQSGDPACLLAFEVFCFRLAKGLLGLTASLDRVDALVFSGGIGEHAAAVREKTLSHLRLLGVVIDPERNAQHGAESAGLISAPESAFPCQVVPTNEELRIAREASRLLLP
- the pta gene encoding phosphate acetyltransferase, which gives rise to MKHAFFLVPSSSSVGLTTISLGVVRALERRGAGVGFMKPIAQPRPEDTGPERSTAYAQHILQRTPATPIPLGEASRLFHEGKVHDLMEEVVNRYERSTTDCDVVIVEGLVSTEEDRISTQLNQEIARTLGAEVILVDVLRDGNLLTLDQRLRTAGSMFGGIQSRHVVGCILNRIESPEGVDPEHFLQNIQTQLPCLQLTSFTLLGSIPASPNLLQPRMRDIVDHLKAEVIERGEMDQRRVSSHHLLARTVPNLIHVFSAGSLILTPADREDILMAAALASIRGQMLAGVILTGGKEIGPNRNVLQLCRPAFEAGLPLALATGSSIRVVNRLATLNTEIPIDDTERLDSTLDFIARRIDVQWILEDSAIEIERRLSPPAFRFQLAERARQANKRILLPEGDEPRTLRAAVSCHERRIARCVLLGSPETIQQAAAAQGINLPDGLEILDPGEHRDRYIAPLVEARKHKNLTEAMAAEALEDNVFLATVMLLENDADGLVSGAVHSTANTIRPALQLIKTKEGAHVVSSVFFMCLPDQVLVYGDCAVNTNPDAETLADIALRSAESAEAFGIPPRVALISYSTGASGAGEDVDKVRRATELAQKMRPDLPIDGPLQYDAAAIPEIGASKAPGSPVAGQATVFIFPDLNTGNTTYKAVQRSAKVVSIGPMLQGLRKPVNDLSRGALVDDIIYTIALTAIQADQE
- a CDS encoding homoserine O-acetyltransferase, which codes for MPEATVSTQFFSLPEFTFSAGPTLSGLQLAYETYGTLNADRSNAILLFHALSGTQHASGHNPSIPEIGKIWTEDCHLGWWSDFIGPGKAIDTERFFVLCPNYLGGCYGSSGPSSLNPATGCPWGSSFPHISASDQVQSAAQLLDSFGIQQLHACIGPSVGGLLALTFATNLPERVRHVIPIASGFQTTVLNRLILFEQILAIENDPNFHGGDYYQGPAPEYGLAIARMISHKTFVHLDAFEKRARQEILQEEEMLAWFRVRDPFQSYMLHQGKKFVERFDANTYLRINDMWSRYNALTEGGADSIEALFGRCQKAGQRFLIFSIDSDFCFYPEEQEHLHQLLHGAGVDSMHITVHSDKGHDSFLLEPAFYTPHISYILESG
- a CDS encoding c-type cytochrome domain-containing protein, which codes for MSRGRRQRYRSRSEVWFVRLLGGGLVGLLLAVGMLLAKSPEDRAQPGLPLAKGPEAPPPAQEGPLAEPKPSPPPLAVVAGSQELSPKPVPPEQRREPEQAPPVIEVAAIPAQPAAKEKAAQEKSPAASGPAPPPSPARSISYQQEVVPVLQAHCYGCHGAEKDKGGLRLHTPEVIRAGGRYGEVVVAGDPERSSLYYLTILPADDPDVMPGKGEVLSLEQTEILRKWVEQGADMEDGQSLIPVEKTPSVPSLAQVETGDLRVPDAQMVARLRESGFLIKAITPDGRLLYLSGSHREERLGPEEVAALNALAPNLHSLDLSRVQFAAEAEIQWKTMSRVRELRLQRSGADDQTLLALAQGAFALEYLNLYDTPITDEGLQHLEKLTGLQEVYLWQSDASSAGVAALREALPDAKIDRGDQAG